The sequence CTCAAAGAAAAAATCTTTCACGACATTTCGCATCAAAAAATGAGATTGATTGATAGCCGCGATAAAGCCTTCATCATTCAATTGATTCTCGGATGGATTAAACATGTCCCGGACGATGTGAGCCGCCGGTTTGTTGAAAAATTGCCCGCAGAACTTGAAGTCGATTTATCGAATGAAGTTGGTCAGGGCGTGTGTCTCGCCTGGGAAGAGGTGCGTGAAATGGCTGCAAATCGCATTGAATTCGGCTCACATACGGTGACTCATCCAATCCTGGCTAACGTTAGCGAAGAACGATTGAACTGGGAAATTTCAGAAAGCAAAAAAACCATCGAGCAACAGGTTGGCAAAGAAGCCCTGGTGATGGCTTATCCGGTCGGACGTAAAACCAAATTCAGCAAACTGGCGCAGGAAGCCGCCGCTCATCACGGTTTTCGTTTTGCCGTCTCTTATGAAGAAGGCGTCGTCCTGCAAAAAAACTACAATCGTTATGCGATGCCGCGCGTTCATGTGGAAACCGAATATACCCGCAATCTTTTCCGCGCCAATTTAATGTTTCCCAATTTAATGTTGAGCGGCAGTCAATGGCCGCATTTAGCTCTGGAATTCACCGAGAATTTTCATTTATCTTCTAAAGAGCTTGCTTGAGGGTTTCCTTATATCCCCGCAATTTCCATCAGGCAAGAGAGCAAACTGTGAACACACTCAGTGAAAATGAAATGAATTTGAGCGATGAACTGGTTGCCGCCTGTGTCGCTACGAAAACGCCGCTTGCCGTCATGCAGGTCGTCTGGTCGCTGGTTGCCGGTGGTTCGGAAATGTACGCCTACACGGTGGCTGCCAATTTGAATGCCGAACGGTTCAGCAGTTCGCTTTGCGCCATTGATAAAGGCGGCGCGCTGGAACCGGAAATTCGCAGAAAAGCGATTCCCTATTTTGTAATGAATCGACGCAACGGGTTGGATTTCGCCTTGATGTGGCGAATGTATCGTCTGCTCAAATCTCAACGGATTCGCGTCATTCACACGCATCATTTCAATCAACTGTTTTACAGTGTCATCGGCGCGAAACTCACGGGTGCGCGCATCGTTCACATGGAACATTCCATTGAATATTTGAAAAGCAAAAAATTCCGCCTGGCATTGAAATTTCTATCCTTCTTTTGTGACAAAGTCATGGCTATCGGCAATGACGGACTGACGGTTTTAAAAGAGCAGGTGGGCATTCATCCTCGCAAACTGGAAATCGTGCGCGCCGGCGTTGACCCGGCAATCTATGCGGAAGAAAAAAAACAAGCGCGACAGGCGCTGGGATTGAATGCCGACGCTAAAATCATTGCCATCATCGCCCGGTTGTTCCCTGAAAAGAATCACCTGTTGCTGCTTGCAGCTTTCGCCGAAGTTGTTCGTCGCCTATCGAATGCGCAACTGCTGATTGTCGGCGATGGCACTGAACAGAAAATCATCGAAGAAAAAATTAATGAATTGCATTTAACCGCTAGTGTGCAGATGCTCGGTGTGCGCCGCGATGTGCCGCGCATTCTGGCGGCAGCCGATGTTTTTGCGCTCTCATCAGACCGCGAAGGTTTGCCGATTGCCGTGCTCGAAGCAATGGCAGCCGGAAAGCCTGTGGTGGCGACAGCCGTTGGCGATTTGCCGATGGTTGTTAAAGATGGTGAAACCGGACGCCTGGTGCCGCCGAAAAATTCTCAGGCTTTTGCCGACGCGCTTTGTGAAATTTTGAGTGATTCAGACCTTGCCTCAAAGATGGGCGCAAATGCCAGACGCGCGAGCGAAAATTACAGCCTTCGCGCTATGATTGAAAAATTTGAAAAACTCTATTCGGGCAAATGAACCTTAGAGGGTTGAACCGAACACCAGTAGGCAATTTGATTGCTGCTTTTCAGGATGAATAATGAGCGTGCGCTTTACCCAGATGGAACCAGATAACGCAAGCCCGGTTGCCTTAGCAACTCAAAACCTTGTGCGCCAAAAAGCTTTATCGGAAACCGCACCAACCTCAACGCCTTTAACACCAAGCGAAAATAAAATGACGGTTGTGGTGGCGCGAACGGTTGATGAGTTAAAACCGCATCTCGACGCCTGGAAAAAACTCGCCGCCACTGTCATCGAACCGAATGCGTTTTATGAATCGTGGATGCTTGTGCCGGCAATTGAAGTCTTAGGCAAAGAAACGGATTTATATGTTGTTTTAATTTACGCAACCGACCCGTTGCACCCATTTGGAGAAAAGATTTTATGCGGGTTGTTTCCGCTTGAACGGTTGCGAAACTACAAAATATTTCCGCTTGCCACGTTTCGTTTCTGGAAAAGCCTTCATGGTTTTTTATGCACGCCGTTAATTCACACGGAATTCGCGCACCGTTGTTTAGCGACATTTTTCGATTGGCTTAAATCTCCTGCCGCGCCTGCAAAATTAATGGAATTTTATTCGGTAGCCGGTGACGGTCTGTTTTACCGATTATTGATTGATGAATTGAATAATCGCGGTTGTTTGACATTTTCTTCCGACAGTTACAATCGCGCCATGTTCAAACCGCATACCAGCGAACCATCGGTGGTCGAAGGCATTTCGGGGCGACATAAAAAAGAGTTGCGCAGGAAACTAAATCGCCTGGCAGAAGAAGGCGCGGTTGAATTCGTCGCGCTTGAATTTGAAGACGAGGTGGATGCCTGGATTCAGGAATTTTTAACCCTTGAAGCGATGGGCTGGAAAGGGCAGGAAGGCACGGCTTTTGCCGCAGACGTTGAACAAAAAAGGTTTTTTGAAAAGGTAGTGAAAAACGCCTTTGCCAACGGGCGATTGATGATGCTGGCTTTGCGACTGGGCGGCAAAGCGATTGCGATGAAATGTAATTTCCTGTCGGGTCGCGGTTCATTCGCTTTTAAAATCGCTTTTGATGAGCACTATTCGCGCTTTTCGCCGGGTGTGTTATTAGAGATGGAAAATATGCGTCGCTTAGAAGCGATGCCTGAAAGAGAGTGGATGGATTCCTGCGCCGTGGCAGAGCATTTTATGATTAACCGGTTGTGGACGTCGCGCCGCAACATTACAACATTGCTGGTTTCGACCGGCAAAGGCTCTGCCGATTTATTGGTTTCAACGCTCCCGCTTTTGCGCTGGCTCAGTCGCAAATTGAAAGGGATAAAGAAGAGGAGTTAAGATGAGCGCACAATTGGTAATGGGAAAGGCAATGACAAACGCTTCCGCGAATCCATCAACGACGAACCGTAACTTGCTGGAGATTAACCAAGCCGAGTTTCGCGAAAATTTTAATCGCCAGTCATTTTTCATCCGTCACTATTTAACCGGGCAGCAATTGTTTGAACTGCCGCGATTGATTGAATTAGCCAAACAACTGCCCGCTGAATTTGTTGAATATAACACCGGTACGATTCCAATCAATCAAGACCCCACACTGACACCCCAAAACGGACTTTCAGTGGAAGAGACTATTCGCCGCATCGAAGCCTGTAGGTCATGGCTGGTCTTGAAATATGTCGAAACCGCCCCCGAATATAAAAAGCTTCTGGATGATTGTCTTGATGAAATCAAACCGTTTTCAGAACCCTTAGCGCCGGGGATGCGCAAACGCGAAGGCTTTATTTTTATCACCTCGCCCGGTTCAGTAACGCCTTATCATATCGACCCCGAATATAATTTTCTTTTACAAATTCGCGGCAATAAAACCATGAGTGTGTGGAACCCTGCGGATCGCGCGGTGCTCAGCGAACAGGAACTCGAACAATATTTATCGGGCGGGCATCGCAATTTGGTTTACAAAGACGAGTATCAAGCGAAGGCGAAAGAATATCATTTAACGCCCGGAATGGGTTTGCACGTTCCGGTGACTGCGCCGCACTGGGTGCAAAACGGCGATGCGGTATCGGTTTCATTCAGCATTACCTTTCGCAATCCGGCATCCGACCGGCGCAACCTCATCTACACCACGAATGCCTATTTGCGAAAACGTGGTTTGAACCCCAAGCCTTTTAATGAATCGCGCTGGCGCGACGAAATAAAATTTAATTCCTATCGCGTGGTGAGAAAAATCAAAGGCGTGCTGGGAAGTAAAAAGTAAAAAGTAAAAAGGCAAAAGTAAAAAGTCAGGAAAGCTGTTTAGTTCATTGCGCCAAACCGATTTCCAAAACAACAATCAAGAAGGCAAAAGTGAAAATTGAAACTCACTTTTGCCTTTTTACTTTTTACTTTTTACTTGATACGGGCAATGACGGCAGTTTGCATCACAGCAAGAACCGCGCTTTAACAGATAGGCGCTTGTAAAAATCATAAACCGACCTTCAAAATAGAAATCGGCTCCCTCAATCAATTCCAAAGTCGCGATGGGATTCGCAGGGATTGATTTTTTAACTTCATGGCGGTTCATTACTGGCTTACCAAAAATGTAAAACAAAATTTCGCAAAAGGCGTTAGATAGATTTTATTTTGCCACTCTTGAAGAGGAGAACATGTTCACAATTTTCCGAACGGTTGGTTTATTGACTTTATCCAACATCTTTATGACCTTCGCCTGGTATGGGCATCTCAAAAATTTAAACAACCGAAAATGGTACGTCGCCGCGCTGCTCAGTTGGGGCATTGCGCTGTTTGAGTATCTTTTACAGGTTCCGGCAAACCGCATCGGCGCAACCGAACTGAGCGTCCCGAAACTGAAAATTATGCAAGAGGTCATCACGCTTTGCGTGTTTGCGCCATTTGCGATTTTTTATATGCAGCAACCGTTGAAACTCGATTACCTGTGGGCAGGGCTTTGTCTGCTCGGCGCGGTCTATTTTATCTTTCGCTCTTAACAGAGGTCGCAGTCTTCAGACCACTTGCTCAACCAACGCCATGTTTCGCGAAACGATTAGCTGGCATTCAGGCACATCTGGTAAAGCGCTCTGGAAAAATCGCCTTTGACGCCCAGCATTTCGCGAAGTGCGGCTTTGGCTTTTTCCTGCGCCTCGCGGGTGTCGGCAAATTTTTCGATAATCGCGAGCGCGCGTTCGGCGTGGTCTTCATCTTCGCCAATGTGAATGAGCAGATATTCCACATCGTTTTTCGATAAACCGTAGTTGGTTTGCAAAGACCGGGCGAACATTGCGAAAAATTGCGGAATCGAATATTCGATACCGACACCGATTGCTGTCATGCCTTCGACGAACGACTGGTCGTGAGTGATGCGCAAACAAAAATTCACATAGGCAGTGGTTTCAGGAAGCGGCGCAACCGAATGGAGTTCTTCATCAGTTGCGCCGAGACTTTTCGCCAGGCGTTGAATCAATCGGTAATGGTCGCGTTCGATTTTACCTTTGCCATGTTCTTCCCAGAGATTTTCCGCAAGCAAAGCCTGCGCGTCGCGATGCGGGCAATTGGCATGAATGCCGCTCACGAACCGCGTAAACGGTTCGACGATGAGTGACGCCTGCAACATCCAGAGCTTGAGCGCCTCGCGACTCAGTTGCCCTTGCTGAATCGCCTCAAAAATCGGGTCGCGGCTGGATGCTTCGCGAAGAATGTCAAGTAGTTCTTCGCGAAATAATTTTCCTTTGGGTTGTGACATGGCGTTGCTCCTTTTAAAACACCGGGTCGGCAAGTTTCGCGAGCATCAATGCAGATGATTGTTCGACATCGGCGTGCAGAGAATTGCCATGCGCATCCATCGTCACGATTGCCGGAAAATCTTTGACGCGCAGATGCCACATCGCTTCAGGAATGCCGAAATCAAGCAATTCGACATCAACCACTTCTTCAATACAACGCGAATAATATTGCGCTGCGCCGCCGATGGCATTCAGATAAACCGCGCCCGATTCTTTCAGCCCATTGAGCGTCTTTTTGCCCATTCCGCCTTTGCCGATGACGGCGCGCACCCCGTAACGTTTGATGATGTCGGCTTGATACGGCTCTTCGCGAATGCTGGTCGTCGGGCCTGCGGCAGTGATTTTGTAATGCCCGTTATTTTTCAAGACGACGGGTCCGCAATGATAAAGCACAGAACCTTGCAAATCATAGGGCGCGTCATGTTTCATCAAGTAAGAATGTACGGCGTCGCGCCCGGTAAACATTTCGCCGGAAATCAACACCACATCCCCGACTTTAAGCTCGCGCACCTGGGCTTCGGTTATCGGTGCGGTGAGATATTTTTCATTCCCGGTCAAGGTAAAGCCCGCGCCGGCTGCCATCGGTTGCGGCGCAACTTGGTCATCGC comes from Acidobacteriota bacterium and encodes:
- a CDS encoding polysaccharide deacetylase family protein, encoding MSKREVAAKILDNPLVRGLWRVATPLRNGLRILAYHRIFDSTDSEFPFDEAVISACTEAFYQQMKFVQRNFEVISFADLDECERKGRPFPRRGLIITFDDGYRDNYTHAYPILKQLNLPATIFLVTGHIGSAKLFWWDMVSYCIKHTPLKEKIFHDISHQKMRLIDSRDKAFIIQLILGWIKHVPDDVSRRFVEKLPAELEVDLSNEVGQGVCLAWEEVREMAANRIEFGSHTVTHPILANVSEERLNWEISESKKTIEQQVGKEALVMAYPVGRKTKFSKLAQEAAAHHGFRFAVSYEEGVVLQKNYNRYAMPRVHVETEYTRNLFRANLMFPNLMLSGSQWPHLALEFTENFHLSSKELA
- a CDS encoding glycosyltransferase, which translates into the protein MNTLSENEMNLSDELVAACVATKTPLAVMQVVWSLVAGGSEMYAYTVAANLNAERFSSSLCAIDKGGALEPEIRRKAIPYFVMNRRNGLDFALMWRMYRLLKSQRIRVIHTHHFNQLFYSVIGAKLTGARIVHMEHSIEYLKSKKFRLALKFLSFFCDKVMAIGNDGLTVLKEQVGIHPRKLEIVRAGVDPAIYAEEKKQARQALGLNADAKIIAIIARLFPEKNHLLLLAAFAEVVRRLSNAQLLIVGDGTEQKIIEEKINELHLTASVQMLGVRRDVPRILAAADVFALSSDREGLPIAVLEAMAAGKPVVATAVGDLPMVVKDGETGRLVPPKNSQAFADALCEILSDSDLASKMGANARRASENYSLRAMIEKFEKLYSGK
- a CDS encoding GNAT family N-acetyltransferase, coding for MSVRFTQMEPDNASPVALATQNLVRQKALSETAPTSTPLTPSENKMTVVVARTVDELKPHLDAWKKLAATVIEPNAFYESWMLVPAIEVLGKETDLYVVLIYATDPLHPFGEKILCGLFPLERLRNYKIFPLATFRFWKSLHGFLCTPLIHTEFAHRCLATFFDWLKSPAAPAKLMEFYSVAGDGLFYRLLIDELNNRGCLTFSSDSYNRAMFKPHTSEPSVVEGISGRHKKELRRKLNRLAEEGAVEFVALEFEDEVDAWIQEFLTLEAMGWKGQEGTAFAADVEQKRFFEKVVKNAFANGRLMMLALRLGGKAIAMKCNFLSGRGSFAFKIAFDEHYSRFSPGVLLEMENMRRLEAMPEREWMDSCAVAEHFMINRLWTSRRNITTLLVSTGKGSADLLVSTLPLLRWLSRKLKGIKKRS
- a CDS encoding cupin-like domain-containing protein — translated: MSAQLVMGKAMTNASANPSTTNRNLLEINQAEFRENFNRQSFFIRHYLTGQQLFELPRLIELAKQLPAEFVEYNTGTIPINQDPTLTPQNGLSVEETIRRIEACRSWLVLKYVETAPEYKKLLDDCLDEIKPFSEPLAPGMRKREGFIFITSPGSVTPYHIDPEYNFLLQIRGNKTMSVWNPADRAVLSEQELEQYLSGGHRNLVYKDEYQAKAKEYHLTPGMGLHVPVTAPHWVQNGDAVSVSFSITFRNPASDRRNLIYTTNAYLRKRGLNPKPFNESRWRDEIKFNSYRVVRKIKGVLGSKK
- a CDS encoding DUF5522 domain-containing protein, whose amino-acid sequence is MNRHEVKKSIPANPIATLELIEGADFYFEGRFMIFTSAYLLKRGSCCDANCRHCPYQVKSKK
- a CDS encoding DMT family protein, producing MFTIFRTVGLLTLSNIFMTFAWYGHLKNLNNRKWYVAALLSWGIALFEYLLQVPANRIGATELSVPKLKIMQEVITLCVFAPFAIFYMQQPLKLDYLWAGLCLLGAVYFIFRS
- a CDS encoding iron-containing redox enzyme family protein; the protein is MSQPKGKLFREELLDILREASSRDPIFEAIQQGQLSREALKLWMLQASLIVEPFTRFVSGIHANCPHRDAQALLAENLWEEHGKGKIERDHYRLIQRLAKSLGATDEELHSVAPLPETTAYVNFCLRITHDQSFVEGMTAIGVGIEYSIPQFFAMFARSLQTNYGLSKNDVEYLLIHIGEDEDHAERALAIIEKFADTREAQEKAKAALREMLGVKGDFSRALYQMCLNAS